In one window of Deinococcus radiotolerans DNA:
- the pdhA gene encoding pyruvate dehydrogenase (acetyl-transferring) E1 component subunit alpha, with translation MVQCLAPDGSVVREDLLPDPETRLELYRQMRRARHFDERGWVLYRQGRLGVFPPFGGMEASQVGTAAALTKNDWLFPTYRDTGAALTLGLPIARTLAYWRTSPHGWHMPADLKVLPFYIPIATQYPQAVGAALAERRQGTRNVAMAFIGDGGSSEGDFHEALNFAGALNAPCVFILQNNGWAISVPTRAQTRATDLSRRADGYGIPGVRVDGNDALATYHVTREAVDRARGGGGPTLIETVTYRVKPHTVADDPSRYRSEADTAGWDAKDPVTRLRTHLLNAGLMTEASEADLLAEITAEFEAALAEADSYPEPTPAEILDHVFAEPTPQLKKQRAEILAEHAAHDQAQDSKEQA, from the coding sequence ATGGTGCAGTGCCTCGCGCCGGACGGCTCGGTCGTCCGCGAGGACCTGCTGCCCGACCCCGAAACTCGCCTGGAATTGTACCGCCAGATGCGCCGCGCCCGGCACTTCGACGAGCGCGGCTGGGTGCTGTACCGCCAGGGCCGCCTGGGCGTCTTCCCGCCCTTCGGCGGCATGGAGGCCAGCCAGGTCGGCACCGCCGCCGCCCTGACGAAGAACGACTGGCTGTTCCCCACCTACCGCGACACCGGCGCGGCCCTGACGCTGGGCCTGCCCATCGCGCGCACCCTCGCCTACTGGCGCACGAGCCCGCACGGGTGGCACATGCCCGCCGACCTGAAGGTCCTGCCCTTCTACATACCGATCGCCACGCAGTACCCGCAGGCGGTCGGCGCGGCCCTCGCCGAGCGGCGCCAGGGCACCCGCAACGTCGCCATGGCGTTCATCGGGGACGGCGGCAGCAGCGAGGGCGACTTCCACGAGGCCCTGAACTTCGCCGGGGCCCTGAACGCCCCGTGCGTGTTCATCCTCCAGAACAACGGCTGGGCAATCAGCGTCCCCACCCGTGCACAGACGCGCGCCACCGACCTCAGCCGCCGCGCCGACGGATACGGGATTCCCGGCGTACGCGTGGACGGCAACGACGCCCTGGCGACCTACCACGTCACCCGTGAAGCCGTGGACCGCGCCCGGGGCGGCGGCGGCCCCACCCTGATCGAGACCGTGACGTACCGCGTCAAGCCGCACACCGTCGCCGACGACCCCAGCCGCTACCGCAGCGAGGCCGACACCGCCGGCTGGGACGCCAAGGACCCCGTCACGCGCCTGCGCACCCACCTCCTGAACGCAGGCCTGATGACCGAGGCCAGCGAGGCCGACCTGCTCGCCGAGATCACCGCCGAGTTCGAGGCCGCCCTGGCCGAGGCCGACAGCTACCCCGAACCCACCCCCGCCGAGATCCTCGACCACGTCTTCGCCGAACCCACCCCCCAACTGAAGAAACAGCGCGCGGAGATCCTCGCCGAGCACGCCGCGCACGACCAAGCCCAGGACAGCAAGGAGCAGGCATGA
- a CDS encoding alpha-ketoacid dehydrogenase subunit beta, translated as MTATATPPTGTTKTMTMVAAINDALDIALAADDAVHIFGEDVGVMGGVFRATDGLQAKHGQERVFDTPLAEAAIVGMGIGMGLAGLKPVAEIQFAGFLYPALDQILSHLGRYRHRTRSRYHLPMVIRAPYGGGVHTPEQHADSPEAILAHTPGVKVVIPSTPADAKGLLLSAINDPDPVFFFEAIKLYRSVKEDVPVGDYRVPIGKARVVTEGDDVTVICYGGMVEVAQKAAAAATQAGIGVEVIDLRTLVPMDTDTVIASIAKTGRAVIVTEAPRTAGFHSEIAAVIAEEAIEHLRAPIVRVTGFDAPYPPFTAVEDVYRPNPLRVAKAIRQVMDY; from the coding sequence ATGACCGCCACCGCCACCCCCCCCACCGGCACCACCAAAACCATGACCATGGTCGCCGCCATCAACGACGCCCTCGACATCGCGCTGGCCGCTGATGACGCCGTGCACATCTTCGGGGAGGACGTCGGCGTCATGGGCGGCGTGTTCCGCGCCACCGACGGCCTCCAGGCCAAACACGGCCAGGAACGCGTCTTCGATACCCCCCTCGCCGAGGCCGCCATCGTCGGCATGGGCATCGGCATGGGCCTCGCCGGCCTGAAACCCGTCGCGGAAATCCAGTTCGCCGGCTTCCTCTACCCCGCCCTCGACCAGATCCTCTCCCACCTCGGTCGCTACCGCCACCGCACCCGCAGCCGCTACCACCTCCCCATGGTCATCCGCGCCCCCTACGGCGGCGGCGTCCACACCCCCGAACAGCACGCTGACAGCCCCGAAGCGATCCTCGCCCACACCCCTGGCGTCAAGGTCGTCATCCCCAGCACCCCCGCCGACGCCAAAGGCCTCCTGCTCTCGGCCATCAACGACCCCGACCCCGTCTTCTTCTTCGAAGCCATCAAGCTCTACCGCAGTGTCAAAGAAGACGTCCCAGTCGGCGACTACCGCGTGCCCATCGGCAAGGCCCGAGTGGTCACGGAAGGCGACGACGTCACCGTCATCTGCTACGGCGGCATGGTCGAAGTCGCCCAGAAAGCCGCCGCCGCCGCCACACAGGCCGGCATCGGCGTCGAAGTCATCGACCTGCGCACCCTCGTCCCCATGGACACCGACACCGTGATCGCCAGCATCGCCAAAACCGGCCGCGCCGTCATCGTCACCGAAGCGCCCCGCACCGCCGGATTCCACAGCGAAATCGCCGCCGTCATCGCCGAAGAAGCCATCGAACACCTCCGCGCCCCCATCGTCCGCGTCACCGGCTTC